In Miniphocaeibacter halophilus, the following proteins share a genomic window:
- the aroF gene encoding 3-deoxy-7-phosphoheptulonate synthase has product MIVKLKRGIEDKNAKELIKWLENQGLEVQPTIGKTYTILGLVGDTASIAMNSVKAFEVVDSVTRIQEPYKSANKKLHPTPSVVDVGGVKIGGGHFAVMAGPCSVESKEQVLEIARAVKASGANLLRGGAFKPRTSPYSFQGMGNEGIEILLEAKKETGLPIVSEIMDIEDLPFFEEVDMLQVGARNMQNFAMLKKLGQIDKPILLKRGLSATYEEWIMSAEYIMAGGNKNVILCERGIRTFETGIRNVLDITAVPYLREKTHLPIIIDPSHASGMWEMVEPLSIAATAIGADGLLIEVHNDPERALCDGPQSLKPSKFDRLMKEIALVRNTVNEIGEMKSEKSH; this is encoded by the coding sequence ATGATAGTAAAATTAAAAAGAGGTATTGAGGATAAAAATGCAAAGGAATTAATTAAATGGTTAGAGAACCAAGGTTTAGAGGTTCAACCAACTATTGGTAAAACATACACTATTTTAGGTCTTGTTGGCGACACTGCATCTATTGCTATGAATTCGGTAAAGGCCTTTGAAGTTGTAGATTCAGTAACTAGAATTCAAGAGCCATACAAATCTGCAAATAAGAAATTACATCCAACACCATCTGTTGTAGATGTGGGGGGAGTAAAGATTGGTGGAGGACACTTTGCTGTAATGGCAGGACCTTGTTCAGTTGAGTCAAAGGAACAGGTTTTAGAAATAGCAAGGGCAGTAAAGGCTTCCGGGGCAAATTTATTAAGAGGTGGAGCTTTTAAACCAAGAACATCTCCATACTCATTTCAAGGAATGGGAAATGAGGGAATAGAAATACTGTTGGAGGCTAAAAAAGAAACAGGACTACCAATAGTAAGTGAAATTATGGACATAGAGGATTTACCATTTTTTGAAGAAGTGGATATGCTTCAAGTTGGGGCAAGAAATATGCAAAACTTCGCCATGTTAAAAAAATTAGGACAAATAGATAAACCGATTTTACTAAAAAGAGGCTTGTCTGCAACTTATGAAGAATGGATAATGAGTGCTGAATATATTATGGCTGGTGGAAATAAAAATGTAATATTATGTGAAAGAGGAATAAGAACCTTTGAAACAGGTATAAGAAATGTATTGGATATTACAGCCGTTCCATATTTAAGGGAGAAAACCCATTTACCTATAATAATTGACCCTTCTCATGCATCAGGAATGTGGGAAATGGTAGAACCTTTATCAATAGCGGCAACAGCTATTGGAGCAGACGGACTCTTAATTGAAGTTCATAATGACCCGGAAAGAGCTTTATGTGATGGACCACAATCATTAAAACCTTCTAAATTCGATAGATTAATGAAGGAAATAGCCTTAGTGAGAAATACAGTTAATGAAATAGGAGAAATGAAAAGTGAAAAGTCCCATTAA
- the aroF gene encoding 3-deoxy-7-phosphoheptulonate synthase translates to MIVKLKNGLQNEKTKRLIKWLNERNLEVHPSEGKTYTVLGLVGDTSIIDVNSIKAFDIVEAVTRIQEPYKAANRKFHPEDTIVDVGGVKIGGGHFAVMAGPCSVESKEQVLEIARAVKASGANLLRGGAFKPRTSPYSFQGMGNEGIEILLEAKKETGLPIVSEIMDIEDLPFFEEVDMLQVGARNMQNFAMLKKLGQIDKPILLKRGLSATYEEWIMSAEYIMAGGNKNVILCERGIRTFETGIRNVLDITAVPYLREKTHLPIIVDPSHASGMWEMVEPLSIAATAIGADGLLIEVHNDPERALCDGPQSLKPEKFEHLMQEINKIKTVMV, encoded by the coding sequence ATGATAGTAAAATTAAAAAATGGATTACAAAATGAAAAAACAAAAAGGCTAATTAAATGGTTAAATGAAAGAAATTTAGAAGTACATCCTTCAGAGGGAAAGACCTATACTGTTTTAGGCTTAGTAGGTGATACTTCCATAATAGATGTTAATAGTATTAAAGCCTTTGATATTGTAGAAGCTGTAACTAGAATTCAAGAGCCATACAAGGCAGCTAATAGAAAGTTTCATCCAGAGGATACAATTGTAGATGTAGGAGGAGTAAAGATTGGTGGAGGACACTTTGCTGTAATGGCAGGACCTTGTTCAGTTGAGTCAAAGGAACAGGTTTTAGAAATAGCAAGGGCAGTAAAGGCTTCCGGGGCAAATTTATTAAGAGGTGGAGCTTTTAAACCAAGAACATCTCCATACTCATTTCAAGGAATGGGAAATGAGGGAATAGAAATACTGTTGGAGGCTAAAAAAGAAACAGGACTACCAATAGTAAGTGAAATTATGGACATAGAGGATTTACCATTTTTTGAAGAAGTGGATATGCTTCAAGTTGGGGCAAGAAATATGCAAAACTTCGCCATGTTAAAAAAATTAGGACAAATAGATAAACCGATTTTACTAAAAAGAGGCTTGTCTGCAACTTATGAAGAATGGATAATGAGTGCTGAATATATTATGGCTGGTGGAAATAAAAATGTAATATTATGTGAAAGAGGAATAAGAACCTTTGAAACAGGTATAAGAAATGTATTGGATATTACAGCAGTTCCATATTTAAGGGAGAAAACCCATTTACCTATAATTGTTGACCCTTCTCATGCATCGGGAATGTGGGAAATGGTAGAGCCTTTATCAATAGCGGCAACAGCTATTGGAGCAGATGGACTCTTAATTGAAGTTCATAATGACCCGGAAAGAGCTTTATGTGATGGACCACAATCATTAAAACCGGAAAAATTTGAACATTTAATGCAGGAGATAAATAAAATTAAAACTGTAATGGTTTAA
- the tyrS gene encoding tyrosine--tRNA ligase, which produces MINYKLEHDNVFDELVERGYFEQATHEDELRELLKNESVKFYIGFDATADSLTIGHFIQIMIMMRMQRHGHVPVALLGGGTTMVGDPSGRSDMRMVMTKETIEHNAKCFANQLGRFLDFENDKAIIENNADWLLNLNFLDFMREIGVHFSVSQMLTLDSYKNRLHDGLTFFEFSYMLMQSYDFLVLYRKHGVKLQMGGSDQWSNIIGGYNLVRKLEQEKVYGITFKLLTTADGVKMGKSMKGAVWLDEEKTTPYELFQYMRNIDDRDVEKFLLMLTFLPIEECKRLGALEGAEINKGKEVLAYEITKLVHGEEKAKQALETSKALFSNNAVDENMPTTELSKEKFTEGVGILNLLTELELTKSNGEGRRLVQQNGISINGVVVDDFRKNITLDDFDNDELVIKKGKKIYHRVTVK; this is translated from the coding sequence ATGATTAATTACAAATTAGAACATGATAATGTTTTTGATGAATTAGTTGAAAGAGGATACTTTGAACAAGCAACCCATGAAGATGAATTAAGGGAACTGTTAAAAAATGAATCTGTGAAATTTTATATCGGCTTTGATGCCACTGCCGACAGTCTAACTATTGGTCACTTCATTCAAATTATGATTATGATGAGAATGCAAAGACATGGCCATGTACCAGTAGCTTTACTTGGTGGAGGAACAACCATGGTTGGAGATCCTTCAGGAAGATCCGATATGAGAATGGTTATGACTAAAGAAACAATAGAACATAATGCAAAATGCTTTGCAAATCAATTAGGAAGATTTTTAGATTTTGAAAATGATAAGGCCATAATTGAAAACAATGCAGATTGGTTACTAAACCTAAATTTCTTGGACTTTATGAGGGAAATAGGTGTACATTTTTCAGTTAGTCAAATGTTAACCCTAGATTCATATAAAAATAGATTACATGATGGACTTACATTTTTTGAATTTAGCTATATGCTAATGCAATCCTATGATTTTCTGGTTCTATATAGAAAACACGGAGTAAAACTACAAATGGGTGGCTCTGACCAATGGTCAAACATAATTGGCGGCTATAATTTAGTTAGAAAATTAGAACAGGAAAAAGTATATGGAATTACCTTTAAACTTTTAACTACTGCCGATGGTGTAAAAATGGGTAAATCCATGAAGGGTGCAGTTTGGTTAGATGAAGAAAAAACAACCCCTTATGAACTATTCCAGTATATGAGAAATATTGATGATAGAGATGTTGAAAAATTCTTACTTATGCTTACATTTTTACCTATAGAAGAATGTAAAAGATTAGGAGCCTTAGAAGGTGCGGAAATAAATAAGGGTAAAGAGGTTTTAGCCTATGAAATTACAAAATTAGTACATGGAGAAGAAAAAGCTAAACAGGCTTTAGAAACTTCAAAAGCTTTATTTAGTAATAATGCCGTTGATGAAAATATGCCTACAACAGAACTTAGTAAAGAAAAATTTACTGAAGGCGTTGGAATATTAAATCTGTTAACAGAATTGGAATTAACTAAATCCAATGGCGAAGGTAGACGATTAGTCCAACAAAATGGAATTTCAATTAATGGAGTCGTTGTAGATGACTTTAGGAAAAACATTACCCTAGATGACTTTGATAATGATGAACTGGTTATTAAAAAGGGTAAAAAAATCTACCATAGAGTTACAGTTAAATAA
- a CDS encoding DUF2007 domain-containing protein, with translation MNAEVKEVLLLETEDEFKYMTVKQILDDNNIPYIIKDKGSGGYMRIIGGFSIYLKEIYVSSEDYKKAYDLVKEFIEKTKE, from the coding sequence ATGAATGCTGAAGTAAAAGAAGTCTTGCTTTTGGAAACAGAAGATGAATTTAAGTATATGACAGTTAAACAAATTCTTGATGATAATAATATACCTTATATTATAAAAGATAAGGGTTCAGGAGGCTATATGAGAATAATAGGTGGATTTTCCATTTATTTAAAAGAAATTTATGTATCTTCTGAAGATTATAAGAAGGCATATGATTTAGTAAAGGAATTTATAGAAAAAACAAAGGAATAA